In Vibrio sp. STUT-A11, a genomic segment contains:
- the mscS gene encoding small-conductance mechanosensitive channel MscS has protein sequence MAGESVDIDNTITNGLSSAEHWLSSNSDLLVQYGVNIISALIILFIGNIIVKAVAGSVAKVLEKKNMDKAVVEFIHGLVRYLLFVIVLIAALGRVGVQTASVVAVIGAAGLAVGLALQGSLSNFAAGVLIVAFRPFKSGDYVEIGGVAGSVEAIQIFQTILKTPDNKMVVVPNSSVIGGAITNYSRHATRRVDLVIGVSYKADLQLTKKVIRETLEKDARILKNPDITIGVLALADSSVNFVVRPWVKTEDYWGVYFDAMQGIKEALDANGIEIPFPQMDVHLNKVEA, from the coding sequence ATGGCAGGTGAGTCGGTGGATATCGATAACACAATAACGAATGGGCTGAGTAGCGCTGAGCATTGGCTTTCGAGCAACTCAGACCTTCTCGTTCAGTATGGTGTAAACATTATTTCAGCACTGATTATTCTATTTATCGGTAATATTATCGTTAAAGCAGTTGCTGGTAGTGTGGCAAAAGTACTTGAAAAGAAAAACATGGATAAGGCGGTCGTTGAATTTATTCACGGTCTTGTTCGTTACTTGTTATTCGTGATTGTTCTTATTGCTGCTCTTGGTCGTGTTGGGGTTCAAACTGCCTCTGTTGTTGCTGTAATTGGTGCAGCAGGCCTGGCGGTTGGTCTTGCTCTGCAAGGGTCGCTATCAAACTTTGCCGCAGGTGTGCTTATTGTAGCGTTCCGTCCATTTAAGTCTGGCGATTATGTTGAGATTGGTGGTGTTGCAGGTAGTGTTGAAGCAATTCAAATTTTCCAAACGATTCTAAAAACACCTGATAACAAAATGGTTGTCGTGCCTAACTCTTCTGTCATTGGTGGTGCAATCACTAACTACTCTCGCCACGCGACTCGTCGTGTCGATCTAGTGATTGGTGTTTCTTACAAAGCGGATCTTCAGCTAACCAAGAAAGTTATCCGTGAGACGCTGGAAAAAGACGCTCGAATTCTTAAAAACCCTGATATTACGATTGGTGTATTAGCTCTGGCTGATTCTTCTGTAAACTTCGTAGTACGTCCTTGGGTTAAGACTGAAGATTACTGGGGTGTTTATTTTGATGCGATGCAAGGCATCAAAGAAGCTCTGGATGCAAATGGCATCGAAATTCCATTCCCACAAATGGATGTTCACCTGAACAAAGTAGAAGCGTAA
- a CDS encoding LysE/ArgO family amino acid transporter encodes MSFWVVLQGFGLGASMIIPIGAQNAYVLNQGIKRNHHLTTATICSILDVLFISLGIFGGGAVLSKNEILLTSVTVGGIAFLSVYGYLSLKSAFKSEKGSETQGEVIARGRRTVILGALAVTVLNPHLYLDTVVILGSIGGQFEGHDRIAFALGTIMASFVWFFTLSLGAAKLGPTLSKPKVKKGIDIGVALMMFAIAYVLASELITKYW; translated from the coding sequence GTGAGCTTTTGGGTTGTATTGCAAGGATTTGGATTAGGTGCATCAATGATCATTCCGATTGGAGCACAAAATGCGTATGTCTTGAATCAAGGCATCAAACGTAATCACCATCTCACTACCGCAACTATCTGCAGCATTCTGGATGTGCTGTTTATTTCTTTAGGTATTTTTGGTGGTGGTGCAGTTTTATCAAAAAATGAAATACTGCTTACTTCAGTAACAGTCGGCGGTATCGCGTTTCTCAGTGTCTATGGCTACCTGTCACTGAAAAGTGCATTCAAATCAGAAAAGGGATCAGAAACTCAAGGGGAAGTTATAGCACGTGGTCGTCGAACAGTGATTCTCGGCGCACTTGCGGTAACGGTATTAAACCCGCACCTGTACTTAGACACCGTCGTGATTCTTGGCTCTATTGGCGGTCAGTTTGAAGGTCACGACCGTATCGCCTTTGCTCTCGGTACAATCATGGCCTCTTTTGTGTGGTTCTTTACCCTGTCTCTGGGAGCAGCCAAATTGGGACCAACACTATCTAAGCCTAAGGTGAAGAAAGGTATAGATATTGGTGTGGCATTGATGATGTTTGCTATCGCCTATGTTTTAGCGAGCGAATTGATAACCAAATACTGGTGA
- a CDS encoding LysR family transcriptional regulator ArgP: protein MRGLDYKWIEALDAVVYQGSFERAAESLYVSQSAISQRIKQLEKFLAQPVLIREQPPKPTPIGKKLLGLYRRVRLLEHEILPELTNDTTTRPVQLSLATNADSLATWLLPALQDVMKTRQVELKLAIYGESRSIEKLRSGEVAGAISLESQAIPGCRADYLGRIDYVCVANPEFYQRYFSAGVNNKTLAEAPAVSYDQYDELHKKFLTEHFNVRPDSVIHHNISSSEAFLKMALAGVAYCLIPHLQITDELEQGLLIDITPGFLMTYRIYWHHWQLETGVLQEISQAIVGYAQRHLPQ from the coding sequence ATGCGAGGACTGGATTACAAGTGGATAGAAGCGCTTGATGCCGTAGTCTATCAAGGAAGCTTCGAGCGAGCTGCAGAGAGCCTTTATGTCTCTCAATCCGCTATTTCTCAACGAATTAAACAGTTAGAAAAATTTCTTGCTCAACCGGTACTGATTCGTGAACAGCCACCTAAGCCGACACCAATAGGTAAGAAGTTGCTCGGACTGTATCGTCGAGTTCGTTTGCTGGAACATGAAATTTTACCTGAGCTAACAAATGACACCACAACACGACCTGTCCAGCTGTCATTGGCGACCAACGCCGACAGTTTAGCTACATGGTTATTACCAGCCTTGCAAGATGTGATGAAAACGCGCCAAGTCGAGTTAAAACTCGCGATTTATGGTGAATCTCGCTCGATTGAGAAGCTAAGAAGTGGTGAAGTTGCAGGAGCCATCAGTCTGGAATCTCAGGCTATTCCAGGCTGTCGAGCGGACTATTTAGGCCGTATCGATTATGTCTGCGTGGCAAACCCTGAATTTTATCAACGCTACTTTTCGGCTGGGGTAAATAATAAAACGCTCGCCGAGGCTCCGGCGGTTTCTTACGATCAATACGACGAGCTGCACAAGAAGTTTCTGACGGAACACTTTAATGTGCGCCCTGACAGTGTCATCCATCATAATATCAGCAGTTCCGAAGCTTTCCTCAAAATGGCTTTAGCTGGCGTGGCTTATTGTTTGATTCCCCACCTACAGATTACCGACGAATTGGAACAGGGCTTATTGATTGATATCACGCCGGGTTTTTTGATGACCTATCGAATTTACTGGCATCACTGGCAATTGGAAACCGGTGTTTTGCAAGAAATCTCGCAGGCAATCGTCGGCTATGCTCAACGTCATTTACCGCAGTAG
- a CDS encoding oxidative stress defense protein, which produces MKLYSCLLATLLSLTSVSALATTPEFAHVTTTGYGEVIATPDMATFSVKVVDTTMTAEQAKLSVDTTVDEFLQKLSDAGLSKDSITSSNLYLAPQYHYPKSGKAELVGYRASRSINVTVKDLANLNQYLDMAIQAGINQVDNIQLKVSNQAEYQQKARLAAIKDARESAASLASGFDKTLGDIWRVNYNNTYPTPVLMRSMAMEGKQNANSYQDSTMVIRDQVEVIYKLK; this is translated from the coding sequence ATGAAACTGTATTCGTGTTTGCTGGCTACTTTGCTCAGCCTTACCAGTGTTTCAGCCCTAGCTACTACACCTGAATTTGCACACGTAACGACAACAGGTTATGGCGAGGTAATTGCAACGCCAGATATGGCGACTTTTTCGGTCAAAGTGGTGGATACTACGATGACTGCCGAGCAAGCAAAGCTGTCGGTGGATACGACTGTCGATGAGTTTTTGCAAAAACTGTCAGATGCAGGATTATCTAAAGACAGTATTACCAGTTCGAATCTGTACCTAGCTCCTCAATACCATTATCCAAAATCGGGTAAGGCTGAGCTGGTTGGTTATCGCGCTTCTCGCAGTATAAACGTCACGGTTAAGGATTTAGCCAACCTTAATCAGTACCTTGATATGGCAATACAAGCGGGTATTAATCAGGTTGATAATATTCAGCTTAAGGTGAGTAATCAGGCTGAGTATCAACAGAAAGCACGTCTGGCTGCGATCAAAGATGCCAGAGAAAGTGCGGCCTCTTTAGCTTCCGGCTTTGATAAGACTCTGGGGGATATCTGGCGGGTCAACTACAACAACACTTACCCAACGCCAGTTTTAATGCGCTCTATGGCGATGGAAGGCAAGCAGAATGCCAATAGCTACCAGGATTCTACGATGGTAATTCGCGATCAGGTAGAGGTTATTTACAAGCTGAAATAG